The Roseimicrobium gellanilyticum DNA segment CCCGCAGGAAGCGCACTTACACCAAGCATACCTACAAAGACGCCCGCTATGACAGCGAGCTCGTCGCCGGCCTCATCAGCAAGCTGATGGTCAGTGGGAAGAAGTCCCTCGCCGAGCGTCTGGTCTATGCTGCCATCGATCGCCTCAACGAAAACAGCGAAGCCGTTGATCCGCTTGAGCTGGTGACTCGCGCGATTGAAAATGTGAAGCCTCGCGTGGAAGTGAAGCCTCGCCGTGTGGGTGGTGCTACCTATCAGGTGCCCCTTGAAGTTGCCCCCAATCGCTCGCTGGGCATGGCCCTTCGCTGGATTGTTGGTTTCGCCCGTGCCCGCAAGGGTGTGCCGATGCATGTCGCCCTCGCCAATGAGTTGAAGGACGCCTCGGTCAACCAGGGCAGCGCCATCCGCAAGCGTGACGACGTGCACAAGGCTGCCCAGGCCAACCGCGCGTTCGCCCACTTCCGCTGGTAGTCGGTTTTCCTCTGAGCTGTACGTCGCAAGTCCACATTACCTGATCTTCTTCCCCCATGTCCGCCAATCTCAATTCCCCCAACCGCAGTTTCCCGCTGGAGCGCACGCGCAACATCGGCATCTGTGCGCACATTGATGCGGGAAAGACCACGCTGACCGAGCGTATTCTTTTCTACACGGGCATGATTCACAAGATCGGTGAAGTGCACGACGGCGCTGCTACCACAGACTGGATGGAGCAGGAGCGTGAGCGTGGCATCACCATTACCTCGGCCGCTGTTACCACAAACTGGAAGCAGCTTCCCGAAGCGGACATCTTCAAGCTCTACACGGGCCAGGATATTCGGGTGAACATCATTGACACCCCTGGTCACGTGGACTTCACGGCTGAGGTGGAGCGCTCCCTGCGCGTGCTCGACGGTGCGATTTTCGTCCTTTGCGGTGTGGCTGGTGTGCAGCCCCAGTCTGAGACGGTGTATCGCCAGGCTGAGAAGTACGGTGTGCCTCGCATTGCTTTCGTGAACAAGATGGACCGCACCGGCGCGAACTTCGCCCGTGTTGTGGAAGACGTCCGCACGAAGCTGGGTGCGAATGCCTGGCCGATTCTCATCCCGATTGGCGCCGAAGATCAGCTCAAGGGCCAGATCGACGTGGTGAACCAGAAGGCTGTCATCTATTCGGACGACGACAAGTGGGGTTCCACTTACCACACCCGCGAACTCGAGGGTGATGAAGTTGCCACTGCCAAGAAGGCCTACGACGAACTCGTCGAAGAGCTCTGCAACGTGGACGACGAGATGGGCATGATGTTCCTCGAGGAAAAGCCCATCACGAAAGAAGATGTCAAGGCAGCCCTGCGCCGTGCCGTGATCAGCCTGAAGATCATTCCGATGGCTGGCGGTTCCGCCTTCAAGAACAAGGGTGTTCAGTATCTCGTGGACGCTGTGGTGGACTACCTCCCTGGCCCGCTCGACATTCCTGCCGCCAAGGGTCAGAGCCCTGATGATGCTTCGATCGTCATCGAAGCCCGTCCGGACGACAATGCAAAGTTCGTCTCCCTCGCGTTCAAGCTCTGGAGCGACAAGTTCGTCGGCAAGCTGGTGTTCTTCCGTGTGTACTCCGGCTGCGTCCGCAAGGGCGATGTGGTTTACAACCCCCGCACCCGCAAGACGGAACGCGTGGGCCGCTTGATTCAGATTCAGGCCAACCAGCACAAGGACATTGATTGCTGTTACTCCGGCGACATCGCCGCCATGGTTGGCATCAAGAACGTCACGACGGGTGACACGCTCGCAGAAGATGACTATGACATCCTGCTTGAGCCCCCGTCCTTCCCCGAGCCTGTTATCTCCATGGCCGTGGAACCCAAGGCCAAGGGCGACCAGGAGAAGATGGCTCTCGCGCTTCAGCGCCTTTCCGACGAAGATCCAACTTTCGTGGTCCGCACGGACGAAGAGACCGGCCAGACGATCATCGCGGGCATGGGCGAACTTCACCTCGAAATTCTGCGCGACCGCATGCTGCGCGAGTTCAAGGTGGACACCAACGCTGGCAAGCCCCAGATCGCCTATCGCGAAACGCTTACCCTGGCAGCCGACGGCGAAGGAAAGCTCGTCAAGCAGTCCGGTGGTCGCGGTCAATACGGCCACGTGATTCTCAAGGTCTATCCGAGCGAGCGCGGCAAGGGTGTGACGGTGGACAACAAGGTTGTCGGCGGCACGATTCCGAAGGAATACATCAACGCTTGTAAATCTGGTGTGCTCGAAGCGGTGACGAACGGCATCATTGCCGGCTACGAAGTCATCGACATTCACATCGACCTCCTTGACGGTTCGAGCCACGATGTGGACTCCAACGAAAACGCGTTCAAGATGGCGGCCATCTTCGCCGTGAAGGATGCGCTCAAGAAAGCCAAGTGCATCATGCTTGAGCCCATCATGGCGGTGGAAGCCACCACCCCTGAGGAGTACCAGGGTGATATCATGGGTGACCTCAACCGTCGCCGTGGCAAGATCACCTCGATCGACAGCCGCAACAACATGAGCATCGTGAAGGCCGAGGTGCCGCTCTCCGAAATGTTCGGATACAGCACCACCATCCGCACCCTGTCCAGCGGACGCGCCTCCTACTCCATGCAGCCCTCGCATTTCGAACAGGTGCCCCAGCAGATCGTGGATCAGATCGTGGAGCAGCGCGGCGGCAAGAAGTCCTAACCTGAGAATATTTTCACCCGAGCGGGATACACACCATGCAAAGTCAACGCATCAGAATTCGCCTGCGGGCTTACGATTACCGTGTGCTGGACAAGTCCACTGCGGAAATCGTGGAGACGGCCAAGCGCACCGGCGCCAAAGTGGCGGGCCCCATTCCTCTGCCCACCCGCATTGAGAAATTCAATGTGAACCGCTCACCGCACGTGGACAAGAAGTCCTCCGAGCATTTCGAAATCCGCACGCACAAGCGCCTGCTGGACATCGTGGACCCCACGGCCCGCACCGTGGACGAGCTGAAGAAACTGAACCTGCCGTCCGGCGTGGACATCACCATCCGCATCTAAGCGGGCACCTAGGAAGACGACTCCCATGAAAATTGGTTTGATTGGCAAAAAGCTGGGTATGACCCAGGTGTACACGGACAAGGGCGAAGCGCTTCCGGTAACCGTCATTCAGGTGGCGGGAAACCAGGTGGTGCAGGTCAAGACCGTGGAGAAGGATGGCTACAGCGCTGTTCAGCTTGGATTCGGTGACAAGAAGGAAAAGAGCGTGAACAAGCCTGAAGGCGGTCACTTCAAGAAGGCCGGTGCCTCTCCGAAGTACGTGTTGAAGGAATACCGCGTGGATGGCGAGGCTCCTGCCGCCGGCACCGTGTTCGGTCCTGAGGTGTTCGAAGTTGGCGACGTCGTGGACGTCATCGGCACCACCAAGGGCAAGGGCTTCCAGGGTGTTGTGAAGCGCTATGGCTTCGCCGGCCAGCCCATGTCCCATGGTTCCATGATGCACCGTCGTACTGGTTCCATCGGTTGCCGTCTTACCCCCGGTCGCGTTTGGAAGAACCAGAAGATGCCCGGACACACCGGCACCACCAATCGCACCACGCAGAATCTGCAGATCGTGCAGAGCCGCACTGAAGAGGGCGTCATCCTTGTGAGAGGTTGCGTTCCTGGCCACAACAACTCCTACGTCTTCGTGCGTCCTGCCATCAAGAAGGCCGCCGCCAAGAACTAACTTCTGAGTCGAGCCCATCGTCATGTCCGCAACTACTCTTACACTCGACGCCGCAAAGCAGGCCAGCATCAATCTGGTCGAGGATCCTGCCAAGGGTCTCCAGGCTCTGCATGAAACCGTCGTGGCCTATCGCGCCAACCGCCGCCAGGGCACTGCCTGCACGAAGACCCGCAATGAAGTTGCGGGCTCCGGCAAGA contains these protein-coding regions:
- the fusA gene encoding elongation factor G → MSANLNSPNRSFPLERTRNIGICAHIDAGKTTLTERILFYTGMIHKIGEVHDGAATTDWMEQERERGITITSAAVTTNWKQLPEADIFKLYTGQDIRVNIIDTPGHVDFTAEVERSLRVLDGAIFVLCGVAGVQPQSETVYRQAEKYGVPRIAFVNKMDRTGANFARVVEDVRTKLGANAWPILIPIGAEDQLKGQIDVVNQKAVIYSDDDKWGSTYHTRELEGDEVATAKKAYDELVEELCNVDDEMGMMFLEEKPITKEDVKAALRRAVISLKIIPMAGGSAFKNKGVQYLVDAVVDYLPGPLDIPAAKGQSPDDASIVIEARPDDNAKFVSLAFKLWSDKFVGKLVFFRVYSGCVRKGDVVYNPRTRKTERVGRLIQIQANQHKDIDCCYSGDIAAMVGIKNVTTGDTLAEDDYDILLEPPSFPEPVISMAVEPKAKGDQEKMALALQRLSDEDPTFVVRTDEETGQTIIAGMGELHLEILRDRMLREFKVDTNAGKPQIAYRETLTLAADGEGKLVKQSGGRGQYGHVILKVYPSERGKGVTVDNKVVGGTIPKEYINACKSGVLEAVTNGIIAGYEVIDIHIDLLDGSSHDVDSNENAFKMAAIFAVKDALKKAKCIMLEPIMAVEATTPEEYQGDIMGDLNRRRGKITSIDSRNNMSIVKAEVPLSEMFGYSTTIRTLSSGRASYSMQPSHFEQVPQQIVDQIVEQRGGKKS
- the rplC gene encoding 50S ribosomal protein L3; its protein translation is MKIGLIGKKLGMTQVYTDKGEALPVTVIQVAGNQVVQVKTVEKDGYSAVQLGFGDKKEKSVNKPEGGHFKKAGASPKYVLKEYRVDGEAPAAGTVFGPEVFEVGDVVDVIGTTKGKGFQGVVKRYGFAGQPMSHGSMMHRRTGSIGCRLTPGRVWKNQKMPGHTGTTNRTTQNLQIVQSRTEEGVILVRGCVPGHNNSYVFVRPAIKKAAAKN
- the rpsJ gene encoding 30S ribosomal protein S10; translated protein: MQSQRIRIRLRAYDYRVLDKSTAEIVETAKRTGAKVAGPIPLPTRIEKFNVNRSPHVDKKSSEHFEIRTHKRLLDIVDPTARTVDELKKLNLPSGVDITIRI
- the rpsG gene encoding 30S ribosomal protein S7, whose protein sequence is MSRRKRTYTKHTYKDARYDSELVAGLISKLMVSGKKSLAERLVYAAIDRLNENSEAVDPLELVTRAIENVKPRVEVKPRRVGGATYQVPLEVAPNRSLGMALRWIVGFARARKGVPMHVALANELKDASVNQGSAIRKRDDVHKAAQANRAFAHFRW